CGAACATCTGCAGCGCCAGCCCCAGCAGCACCGTGGCCATGAACCAGGCCAGCGTGCCCAGCAGCTCCAGCCCGAACCCGGCCGTGTTGGCGAAGAGCAGGGCCGCGACGGCGTAGGGGGCCATCTTCATGATCAGCTCGATCAGCTTCACCGAGATGTCGAACAGCGCCTCCATCACCTTGATGAAGGGCGCCGCCACGGTGGGCCTGACGAGGGTGGACGCCACGCCCAGCGCCAGGGCGAAGAACATCACGTGCAGCAGGTTGGGCGTTTCTCCCGCCGCCGCGGCCACCGGGTTGGCGGGAACGATGGTTTCTACCACCTGGGTCAGCACCGGCTTCTTCGCCGCGTCGTTTCCCGTCGCCGCCTCCACCCGCTTGGCGGCGTCCTGCCCGTAGCGCGCCTCCAGCCCCGCGGCGGTGGCGGCGTCGATGCGCTCGCCGGGGCGGATGGTGTTGGCCAGCGTAATGCCGATCGCCACGGAGATGGCCGACACCACCAGGGTGTAGCCGAACGCCTTGGCGCCCACGCGGCCCAGCTTGCGGATGTCGCCGATGCCTGCGACGCCCACCACCAGGGCCGAGAAGACGAGCGGCATCACCACCATCAGCAGCAGCCGCAGGAAGAGCGCGCCGATGGGGGAGGCTACGTTGTTCACCGTCCACGCCAGCCCTGGATGGTCCGCGCCGAGGGCGGCGTTGGCGCCCAGCCCCGCCGCCGCGCCGATCACCAGCCCCAGCAGGATCTTGGTGTGGAGCGGCATGCCGCGCGGCTTGTCGGGCGTGCGGTCGTCGAGGTCCGTCGACAGTTCGCGCTCGAACGCGTCCGGCGCCGGGAGAGAGGGCTCGTGGCTGTCGGTCATCGGTGCTGGAGTACCCGTTGTGAAACGAAACCGGCCCGGTGTACCCGGGCCGATCCGGAACTGCCCCGCACGGGCCGATGCATGCCGCGCGCCGGGCGAAAGGGAATTGAGCCCCGCTCATACCCGCGCGGCGGCCGGAGAAGTTCCGTCCAGGGTTCCTGCTGTGAAT
This portion of the Longimicrobium sp. genome encodes:
- a CDS encoding dicarboxylate/amino acid:cation symporter, which encodes MTDSHEPSLPAPDAFERELSTDLDDRTPDKPRGMPLHTKILLGLVIGAAAGLGANAALGADHPGLAWTVNNVASPIGALFLRLLLMVVMPLVFSALVVGVAGIGDIRKLGRVGAKAFGYTLVVSAISVAIGITLANTIRPGERIDAATAAGLEARYGQDAAKRVEAATGNDAAKKPVLTQVVETIVPANPVAAAAGETPNLLHVMFFALALGVASTLVRPTVAAPFIKVMEALFDISVKLIELIMKMAPYAVAALLFANTAGFGLELLGTLAWFMATVLLGLALQMFGVYSISVALLSRIPPLEFFKRIKTVMMTAFSTSSSNATLPTALRVTEKNLGVPPEINSFVLTVGATANQNGTALYEGVTVLFLAQIAGVDLSLGAQITIAYMAILGGIGTAGVPSGSIPFIIVMLASIGVNPALIGIILGVDRILDMCRTTLNVAGDITAATYVARSEGYTLLGGRGSPPAAI